Genomic window (Blastocatellia bacterium):
CCCCGAACAGCGCGCCATTGCCTACATCCTCGGGGCGCTGGACGACAAGATCGAGCTCAACCGCAAGATGAGCCAGACGCTGGAGCAGATGGCGCGGGCGCTGTTCAAGGCGTGGTTCGTGGACTTCGAGCCGGTGGGGACTAAGATGGAAGGTCGCTGGCGCCGCGGCGAATCCCTCCCTGGCCTTCCCGCCCACCTCTACGACCTCTTCCCCGAGCGCCTTGTCCCCTCCGAACTCGGCGAGATTCCGGAGGGATGGAAGGTAACATCCCTTCCCGATCTGGTCGAGATCAATCCACCGCGTCCATTACGCAAAGGCGAGATGGCGCCTTATTTGGACATGGCGAACATGCCGACTCGCGGACATGCACCTGATGCAGTTGTGGACCGCCCTTTCGGCTCGGGAATGCGATTCATCAATGGTGACACTCTCGTGGCACGGATCACGCCATGTCTAGAAAACGGCAAGACGGCATTTGTCGACTTTCTCCGGGACGGACAAGTTGGCTGGGGCTCAACCGAGTATATCGTGCTACGCCCAAGGCCTCCGTTGCCTGAAGAGTTTGCTTACTGTCTAGCGCGGAGCGAGGCATTCCGTGAATTCGCTATCCAGAGCATGACGGGAACCAGTGGCCGGCAACGTGTGCAAGCCGATTCACTTCAGCACTTTCGTTTGCCGCGAGTTCCGGCACCGGTCGCAGAAGCGTTTGGCCGAGCGATCAAACCTCTGTTCGCGCGGTCCTCCGCAGCCGTGCGCGAATCCCGCACTCTTGCCGCTCTGCGCGACGCGCTCTTGCCCAAGCTC
Coding sequences:
- a CDS encoding restriction endonuclease subunit S — its product is MVGEWQELAIGDLADLHTEQVNPMEHPDTLFQHFSIPAFDEGQKPALQRGSEIASHKFSVPEGAILVSKLNPRFPRVWEARLNSGLPAVASTEFLVLRPRGRTSSRFLKYLCLSPTFFAEMETRATGTSGSHQRVRPDDLLSIKVRVPPLPEQRAIAYILGALDDKIELNRKMSQTLEQMARALFKAWFVDFEPVGTKMEGRWRRGESLPGLPAHLYDLFPERLVPSELGEIPEGWKVTSLPDLVEINPPRPLRKGEMAPYLDMANMPTRGHAPDAVVDRPFGSGMRFINGDTLVARITPCLENGKTAFVDFLRDGQVGWGSTEYIVLRPRPPLPEEFAYCLARSEAFREFAIQSMTGTSGRQRVQADSLQHFRLPRVPAPVAEAFGRAIKPLFARSSAAVRESRTLAALRDALLPKLISGGIRVRDAERVLSGHL